One Brassica napus cultivar Da-Ae chromosome C4, Da-Ae, whole genome shotgun sequence genomic region harbors:
- the LOC106396730 gene encoding protein TIME FOR COFFEE isoform X3, which yields MDNSREARKSSSTSMAASNGVTKRRQRFSESSRGQEVRDRAEKKERDPESVNRSKRRRSERFVRRNERDSSDESMGDDDDVKDRYQRKSLPFADGMIGVPVPRKARSACIKRSHDCRTSSGSGGGGFGEDRRGLPTSPGFEVASPSSSTVSVKQKKVNGAKSGIPKPPKSSGTMETEDDLEIEIAELLSGLKQQHPHRSKIQDESEIPLFISSEVKDLKTEGADDSSGGCKAEHSANIDKEKEVRPSVLDEQSQDSAASKGVLLEGPQLENYRDSKSSSNCCASKLEIDLMVTPTVPSSPERLSLLPLASHSIASKVCCKQDGSVKSKEKIVAEKRQCLNLGLESLSQEISRDSSLRLHNLDRSQPQLAKSAQQSSVLPLTVAVGGLPSGLPHQGIGRYVPLMQKGKPVDGESYTCVQPRPKRCATHFFISRNIQLHQQFVKSNHLPPPNKDSVYLKGGDLRPTAGNPSLGESPPILSLNSQAQDRFVVKTSESGHFASTRQKKPQPPSASSSVVPAQGFIFPTNHHLQPVILPSKSSRPTNNNPCVAVGTASVSFNHPSSSACEASSPYFTVLPNNAYSFQLTSTIRGGTPSQQLPFFNESFYSPQMFQPSQLLQNQTQGQRETKAASCSSSSHRQLQPQVSVNSVSSQANVQKHSQQSQKSEAKAAGDNSDSRGSHTHKGGPYGQIMTAPMQPQNFSMSFASFAGGSAPANLNFSTNGYQFVSAAPVVHHKKHQAGHQAGDSKTGGGSCSSHAEDQKKTLTGRTPAMNGQTLVFDNPSRTLNFVSGTWPPPPATRMSGDPSVFTHHLTQRQQLSGRSKTMTHSQADSVTAKSSQWKNPATSSLTSCNSLDLKQFQSQQQIRTHGQTQISFEAPSKSQQKRSGGGSSSAVTGSAPHEKAAKPKVNNSKALPLSPVPSSASHAQDPTENSASGSTQKSSPVCGRNVPAIITSCPGHLSELKY from the exons ATGGATAATTCCAGGGAAGCTCGAAAATCATCATCGACCTCCATGGCTGCTTCAAATGGAGTAACAAAACGGAGACAAAGATTCTCAg AGAGTAGTCGTGGGCAGGAGGTGAGGGATCGAgcggagaagaaagagagagatccGGAGTCGGTGAATCGGAGTAAGAGGAGGCGGAGTGAAAGGTTCGTACGGAGAAACGAGAGAGATAGCTCGGATGAGAGTATGGGAGATGACGACGACGTTAAGGATAGGTATCAAAGGAAGAGCTTGCCGTTCGCCGATGGAATGATCGGCGTACCTGTCCCAAGAAAGGCTCGTTCAG CATGTATAAAGAGGTCGCATGACTGCCGGACATCGTCTGGAAGCGGTGGTGGCGGATTTGGAGAAGATCGCCGAGGACTTCCGACTTCTCCGGGCTTCGAAGTTGCCTCACCCTCTTCTTCAACTGTTTCCGTCAAGCAGAAGAAGGTAAACGGAGCCAAATCCGGGATACCGAAGCCACCGAAATCCTCGGGTACGATGGAGACGGAGGACGACTTGGAGATTGAAATAGCTGAGCTTCTATCCGGACTGAAGCAACAACACCCTCACCGCTCTAAGATACAAGACGAATCGGAGATTCCCCTTTTTATATCATCGGAGGTTAAAG ATTTGAAAACCGAAGGTGCTGATGATTCTTCCGGAGGTTGTAAAGCTGAGCACTCAGCCAACATTGATAAGGAGAAAGAAGTAAGGCCCAGCGTATTGGATGAGCAGAGCCAAGATTCTGCCGCATCAAAAGG AGTATTATTGGAGGGTCCACAACTGGAAAACTATAGAGACAGCAAGAGTAGTAGTAATTGTTGTGCTAGTAAGCTCGAGATTGATCTCATG GTTACTCCAACTGTTCCTTCCTCACCAGAAAGactttctcttcttcctttgGCCTCTCATTCTATCGCTTCTAAAGTTTGTTGCAAG CAAGATGGTTCTGTCAAGAGCAAAGAGAAGATTGTTGCCGAGAAACGCCAATGCTTGAATCTTGGTCTGGAGAGTCTGAGCCAAGAGATCAGCAGAGATTCTAGCCTTAGATTACATAATTTAGATCGGAGTCAACCTCAGCTGGCTAAATCTG CTCAGCAGAGTTCAGTCTTACCTTTGACTGTAGCTGTAGGAGGCTTGCCTAGTGGCCTTCCTCATCAGGG cattgGCAGATATGTACCACTGATGCAGAAGGGTAAACCTGTGGATGGTGAATCTTATACATGTGTGCAG CCTAGGCCTAAAAGGTGCGCCACACACTTTTTCATTTCCCGGAACATTCAGCTACATCAGCAATTTGTCAAATCAAACCATCTTCCTCCGCCAAACAAAGATTCTGTATATCTGAAAGGTGGTGACTTGAGGCCAACCGCTGGAAACCCATCCTTGGGAGAAAGCCCTCCTATTCTCAGTTTAAACTCACAGGCACAAGATAGATTTGTGGTTAAAACCTCTGAAAGTGGTCATTTTGCTTCAACCAGACAGAAAAAACCTCAACCACCCTCTGCATCTAGTAGTGTAGTG CCTGCTCAAGGTTTCATCTTCCCAACAAACCACCATTTGCAACCGGTCATTTTACCTTCGAAGTCATCTCGTCCAACAAATAATAATCCTTGTGTGGCTGTCGGTACAGCATCTGTTAGTTTTAACCATCCAAGTTCATCAGCCTGCGAAGCTTCTTCTCCATACTTTACAGTTCTTCCCAACAATGCATACTCCTTTCAACTGACATCAACCATCAGAGGTGGGACTCCAAGCCAACAGTTGCCTTTCTTCAATGAGTCCTTTTATTCGCCGCAGATGTTCCAACCTTCCCAGCTTCTGCAGAATCAGACTCAAGGCCAAAGAGAGACAAAGGCAGCAAGCTGTTCCTCATCATCGCATAGGCAACTGCAACCGCAAGTTAGTGTGAATAGCGTTTCAAGCCAAGCTAATGTTCAGAAACACAGTCAACAATCTCAAAAGTCTGAGGCCAAAGCTGCTGGAGATAACTCAGATTCAAGGGGTAGCCACACTCATAAAGGAGGGCCATATGGCCAAATCATGACTGCTCCTATGCAGCCACAAAACTTTTCCATGTCATTTGCCTCTTTCGCCGGTGGTTCTGCCCCTGCAAATCTGAATTTCTCTACCAATGGCTACCAGTTCGTATCTGCAGCTCCAGTTGTTCACCACAAAAAACATCAGGCAGGACATCAGGCAGGTGACTCAAAGACGGGAGGTGGAAGCTGTTCAAGTCATGCCGAAGACCAGAAAAAGACTCTTACTGGGAGGACTCCAGCTATGAATGGACAGACGCTGGTTTTTGACAATCCATCGAGAACCCTCAACTTTGTTTCTGGTACTTGGCCTCCTCCTCCAGCCACAAGGATGAGTGGAGATCCTTCAGTGTTTACCCATCATCTTACGCAGAGGCAGCAGCTTTCTGGTCGGAGTAAAACGATGACTCATTCTCAGGCTGACTCTGTTACCGCCAAGTCATCTCAGTGGAAAAACCCTGCAACCTCATCTCTCACGTCGTGCAATTCCTTAGACCTCAAGCAGTTCCAGTCTCAGCAGCAGATAAGAACACACGGACAGACTCAGATTTCTTTTGAAGCACCATCAAAGTCGCAACAGAAAAGATCTGGTGGTGGCTCTTCTTCTGCAGTCACAGGGTCTGCTCCACATGAAAAAGCAGCAAAACCTAAGGTCAACAACAGCAAAGCCTTGCCGTTATCACCTGTTCCTTCTTCAGCTTCACACGCACAGGACCCGACAGAGAATTCAGCTTCTGGCTCGACCCAAAAAAGCTCTCCAGTTTGTGGGAGGAACGTGCCAGCAATCATAACTTCTTGCCCTGGTCACCTTTCTGAGCTAAAGTACTAG